From the Xenopus laevis strain J_2021 chromosome 7L, Xenopus_laevis_v10.1, whole genome shotgun sequence genome, the window taattcataaaattctgtatttttccttaatttaaaatgaaaagaatattACCTTTGGTGCCCCTATAAGATGACCATTGCATGGCTGCATATGAATTAGTGCCTCTGGAAGATTGTATCAGTGCTCGAGCCAtgagaattgtaattatttgcttaattgaTGGACTCCACTTTAGCAATGTTGTCACTTTGACTAAAATATTGTATAAGATTATAGTAAAATGACACCGTTACTCTAACTTtgagttttaccccaatatttgCTCCGGATGAAACCTTGTAGTCTCAGGGAATGGGCCCTCACActagtgtggaggcagggtgcaaCACACTGCAATCAGGATTATAAAAGAGCCAGTGGTTCTTTGAACAATAACTGAACACAGATCCATATAGGAGTATATAACATTGATACAGAGATTAGTCATTGAGCAGTAGTTACATACttaaaacaaagaccaattgaagagcCTTCCCTCCTGTAACACTTGAGAGGGAATATCACACTGTTCTCCtagagtttctcctgtttcacctAGGGACACCACTTAGATGAAACTCAGGTGATGATCTATCTGATCCCTATAAACAGGCTTTGATTCAATCACTAGGCAACAATATCCTTGGGATCTAATCCCTTCTATTTATCATTGGTGAAGCCAAAAGCTGCTCAATAGAGGTAGCCCTAAGCCTAGCaggctctcctagagagactattacaggatctatttacccagttttgatttttatactgaactgttccttgaaaCTGAAATGTTGTTGCTCTTTGTTTTCATTACCTATGGGAAATggtattttgcacaggctatctatttaccctgaacaattattttaacaatttttttgaatttgatttttgttttaccaTGAAACGTTAGCACATGTCAAAACATACATATCTCATCAtcaagtttctttaaaaaaaggggCAAATCTACTATAACCTAAAATTGGGAACCCTGAGGTTTTTCCAGTAAAAAGTTATCCAAAAGTATTCAGCTGGAATAATAGAACATCTTTCTGTTTTATGCAGTGCTAGAGCTCAGTGAATAATACTGAAAATGCCAGGTTTACAAAATATTTCCAACCTTTCTCTCCAATTTATATTTATCAGATCTACAATGGAAATGGAAAGTTCCACTTCTTCTCCTAATGTCACCAACTTTTCCACTGATGCCGAGTTACCcgaggaaaacattttctacttggcACGAGCAATGTGTATAACATGTCTAAGCCTAACATTCATTTTAGGAATTCTTGGCAACGGACTGGTCATCTGGATAACtggatttaaaatgaaaaagacaATGACTACCATTTGGTTTCTCAACCTTGGGATTTCAGATTTCTCCTTCTGCCTTTTCCTTCCTCTCCATATTACTGAAGCAGTACTGTGGGGTAACTGGCCCTTTGGTCAGATAATATGCATGGGTAGATATTTCACCATGGGCCTAAATCAGTGTGCAAGTTTATTATTTTTGACAACAATCAGTATTGATCGTTGTATCTGTGTTCTGTACCCAATAAGGTCAAGGAGCAACAGAACCTCCAGGTTAGCAACAATCATCTCAGTAATCATTTGGCTCCTATCCGTGGCTCTCagctttccaaattttttttttactgatatcATAAACTACAacaatttttctctttgttttctgaGAAATGGAAGTTGGGACAATATTACCACAATTCATGAGGAGATGTTTATTCTAAATTTCCCGGCCATGGTCATTTCTGATTTTGTGTTCACCTTCCTGATACCTTTTCCAATCATAATCGTCTGCTATGGGCTCATTGCATTCAGGGTGCGAAAAAACAAAAGAATCCCTGAGTCATCTCGAACCTTAAAAATTATACTAATAACAGtcctttgttttttcttctgctgGGTTCTATATCATTTATTGCCTATCATTGACATAGCAGGCCTTTACATAGAGTGGCCTCATAAATTTCTCCTTTATGCATTTGCAGACTGCTTGGCTTTCTCTAATAGTTGTCTCAATCCAGTAATCTATGTCTTTGTTGGCCGGGACTTTAAAGAAAGTTTAAAGAAGTCAATTCCATTCCTTCTGGAAAGTACATTCAGAGAGAAAACTGACCCCCCAGATATTCTGGAAGGCAACAACATTTTATAAAGTGAAATGGTAGCTTAACATGTTTCTAGCAAAAGGtttttctattaatgtatttCATATATAATTGGCAGGTaatactgctactgaaaacaTAAGATTATTTCTCCATAATAAAatcacttttaatttaactttctgCATGGAAGACAATGGAAAGCAGTACTTGCCCCAGGTCCTCTGTTAGGTTGAACATTTGCATGTTAGaggaatattatattatttggcTACAGTTATCAAGAAGGGCATAAAATATGGACATTAGGAGGTATGTCAGTATATACTTACTGTAACTATGGGTGTAGACAGTAGAATTCCAAAACAtgcatttgcaattatttttcagtaatttaaTAATTTGTGAGTAATTTAAGGTGGTCACAGTAATAGTATAGTGAGTGTGATTCCACTCTCTGCCAAAAAGTGCAagatttttggtaaaataataGTAGGCTGTCTCTTAACAATAAAAGTCTTCCTGGTAAAGAGCAGTTCATTGCCTCATGGCAAAAACACGTGGTCCTTCATAAAAGATACAGTTGGGGAGGGTCAACCTTCAAGACCAATGTGTTGATCAGAGGTCAACTATAACCATTTTAACACCCTCTCTGGAATTTACCTGTTGAGACAAACACTATGCAATGGTGATCTAAAAAGAGTCTCCTCTGAAAATCTTTAAGACCTTCCTTAACAAAAGCCAGCATTTCATCCCTAAACATCTAAAGAGGGAGGTACCAACCTAGGAAAAATATGGCCAGAGGTGCTTAGTTGGGACCACAATTAGTGGTTATCATAACATTTATCATGACATGAATTTTATCAcctcttaataaatatgccctaaaaCATCCTATACAAGTCTGTAGAGAGCTGGAGAGTCTTCTCTATAAAACTCTAGTAAGCTCATTCAATATGTCCAAAGGAACCAAGAAGTTTTAActcttgtaataataataataataataattatccatGTTATGAAAACTTGCAAAGGTTCTCCTCGACCATCTGGCTCCTTTCAAACTGATCCACCCTGTAATTGTCTAGCTtgcttttatattaatatttatttttgctcctGTACATCTGCTGAGAATGTTTTCATACTGTAGAAGATGCTGGATTATTTTGATTAATGCAACAAACTCTGCAAAGAGACAGGGAGAGAACAGAAGAACTACAAGATCTATACATGGAGGACATTTGATGGAATACAAAACCCTAAGACCAGGGTCATATGGGCCATAGCACAGTGTAGCAGAGAACAATGTAACCAACCCATCAATGTGATTGCTGTAACCACACTGCTGGTACAATTTCTGatgaaatttgatgaaaaaaagcaTTGTGCTCTGGAAATCTGGGGCTTGGGAGATTGAGGGATAAACAATGAAATGCTCTCATTGGTTGACCAAACATGGAATATGCCCTTACTGTCCACAAGCTACTGACACAGATCActttttggaaatatattttacagcatcTGTGCCTTAACATCACTTCAACATCATTTTTGTCTCCTTCATGCTGCATCCATACTATTTATTCCAAGAGGTGATTCTCTACATGACCATGCTTGAGATATGAGCCAAATAAGATGAAACTGAGATTAAACACTTGCTTAACTCCTGCAACATGCAATGATATGTACAAAAGCTCTGACTACTTTGAAACAAATGTATAGTACCCTAAAGGATGTTTAGATGAAACTGTATGTCAGTTTAAGAGGGAAATACCCAAATGAACACATCCAAATAGGGCTATTACAGTATTTAAAGATACTGGCAGCTTTTCCCTGGGAACCGATGGGAAAAATAGATGGGAAATGTAGAGTCACATGGCGATTGCAAGAAAAAACAACATCATTTTACAACTTGCCCGAGAAACCCAAGAGGAGAGAGCATCAAAGAATTAGATGTAGCTGCTGCCTGGTGAGGACCCACATCTTATAGTTTTGGATGTGTGACTCCAAAATATGAGTCTCAGTGAGTGTGTGAAAGAAATATATTGTGTCTGAGTGAGAGAATTTGTATATGTAACAGAGGGTTTGATTTAGGCAGGTTTTATTGTCACCACTGTGCCTGTGTAAAGAAAATATTAAGGCAGCAggtttgttatataataaaagaggGAATTAACCACAAAATTGAGTTAACCGTTAACTGCTGTTTTAGGAAAGTTTTACTGAGAATTATCATTACTCGGATAAATCTTAGAGATCCTATTAAACCatgaaaaatccaaatagaaaatgtgtagcttttctttttctctaatttCTGACTAAGTTGATAtactatctatatctctatatcggACATAACTTTATTGCCAGGGATAAAGGGAAATAAACCCTATACGAAGCGTTGTAATGTGATATTATTCTTTACCAATAACGGATATATTCTTTTGCTAGGATTTGTCtgaaggtattcatatttttttggattgtttttcttttgaactttttatatttagatctttaagaaatgttataatatttgtggttttagagaaagtaagtTTGGTcgaggtttcaaaaacctctaaaaccactaaaatgagactgttgataaaaagTCTTCCATTTAGCTAAGTTTTTTCCTGGcgacttttttttggggggttttcatATATATACCAACTATTCCATTCCAAACAGTATTCTTGAATACATTGTATTCTGTGCtttttcactgtattttttttcacattgtgaataaagcttgaaattttgataaattgcTCTTTAGGGGCAATTTCAATTCATGattatcactttcattttttgatttaaGAACAAATGTGGCTAAAAAACACATATGGTTTTAGAACTCCATACTCAAAATGTGTTATAGAACTCAATAACTAGGAGCTGCTAAGTATTTTAGAAGTCAAGGGGAAGATTTCAAGCAACTGTTTAGTTTTACAGCCTTATTGATTTCTTTCTGAAGTCAATTGTCCTCTAACTTTATCATGCAGATAGTTTGTTATATTTGTTAAAAGaagttgttttgttacaaaaccCTCTAAAAGACTGTTATTAGATATTGATCTGCACTTAGGTCATGTACAGTAAAGTGATTGTCATCTCCATGTTTGGCTTAAGTTCTTGTGTTATCACAAAAGGAAATCTTGTGCAAAAACAtatgaaaagaaataaataaaggcaaaaaacttCATTTTGTCTTTAAGGGATCACAAGAATTAGACCTTTCTGAGACCCAGATATCTGCATTGGAGCAAATACAGTTCACAAGACATTTATTTGGTAAGGTTAAAAGTGGATCTGTATATTAAAAGAAGCAGTTTAAactattacatgtttttttattctgtactGAATTTTTATGCTGTTATGAATTTCATCATTCACAAGGAAattcatataaaaatgaaattccattatattatatatatatattgttttttttttttgttttttacatcttTTCTGTATTGTGTCTCGCCATCCAATTATATATAAACTTTTCTAGTTGTCAGGGTTTATCAGATATAAGCAACATGTTGgttacagttattattattattattatgactatTTATATTTCAATCGCTGATTATATTTGGTACAAACAGAGAGTCGATTTTAAGTCAAGcagcaaaattcaaaaatattttcatattttcggTTTCAAAGCAAAACAGTTTCAAGATAATTTGGTGATGGGAATTCCCATTTATGTGGATTTAGTAGTGTGTAGAAATCTGAGTCTTTCAGTACAGATGTGCAGATGAGGGCAGGTTGCTCAAAAACTTTCCAGCCAATCAAACAATGGGTCAGAtaaaattcagtgagaaaacctTTTCTCACTAAATTCAATTTGGCTCATTATTTACCTGTGTGCATCCAGCTTCAGCAAATTTTCACATGGTTGtcattttttagttttgaatTTTTCTGTAAAGGTTGCCTCTACCCAGAATGcacattgaaattaaaaaaagaattgcctGGGATCTATAGTAAAAGGCCCCATCAGCCAGAGGGCAGATTAATGGGGACTATAATAAGAATGTTTAAGAAACAAATTGTTCCGTTCCTAAAAAACTTTtagcacaaatttaatatagcatcAAAATGTAACAACTCATTCCCTATATATGCTGTAGCTTTAGATTTACAGAATATTGCAAAATtcagtatttattcatttttctccCACAATTGTTTTACACAGCAGCTGTGAAATGGAAACTGACGATTACTCTCCTCTTTATCTCACCAACTTTTCCACATCACCGGGAGAAGAAATGTACGACAGCACTTACCTCTTGTGCAGAGCAATTAACGTAACGATTTACAGCATAACATTCTTACTAGGAACTGTGGGCAATGGGCTGGTCATCTGGATTATCGGATTCAAAATGGAAAAGACAACTACTCTTATTTTGTTTCTCAATCTCGGCATTGCAGATTTTTCCTTCTGCCTCTTTCTTCCTCTCAGTATAACACAATGGGCACTAATGAATTATTGGCCCTTTGGTTGGATAATGTGCAAGacttgggcttttttttttttttataacttgtttttatttgaagtgATAAAGCAAAATCACAAGACATACTTTTACATGTTTACATGGAGTAGATATTACAGTGATTATGGTATCAAAcataaacatttcaataacaatttaaacatCCAGCTCAGTTATGATCAATAGCATGGGGGGTAGATCCTATAATGGTTAATTCAGATAAGAGGTCAGCAATCTGTTAGTTTGGTGACTTCTGGGAGGTGCGGTATCGGGTTGTAGTGATTCTTGTTGTAATGCTGCCaagtattgggatgattccatgatcaaAGGGTGGCCTTTGAGAGTTTCCATATCATACCATGGTGTATGTCTAAAGGTGTAGATTGTGAGGCATTTGATCCGTTGTGGGAGGTGTGCTATATAGGTAGACCAGGTGTTGAAGAATTTCGATGTATCGTGTTCTTTCCTGGTTACggtttccaaccagtccatatggaatatgtgatgtaatttttgttttactaatatCAATGGTGGGGGAtcagtgtgtagccattgttgcagtATTGTTTTCCTGGCTGCTGCAGCCAGTCTTCCCATGAGGTGCTTTtcagtttttgttatttgtgtgaaCGAAGTAGAGTTGCTGAATAGGGCCCATTCTATATGTGCTTGGAGAGGTTTCCCAATCATCTGTGCACCGTATGAGATGACTTCTTTCCAAAAGgattgcattaaaggacaagacCATATGGTATGTATTAGGTTTGCTGCAGGAGTGCGGCATTTTAAGCATTCATCCgaggagaggttacccatcttaAATCTTCTGATTGGAGTAAGGTATGAGTTATGGAGGATTTGCAGTGACATTTCCTGATATCTACTTGCTGGAAGTAATATCATAATTTAATATGTTGTCTCAAAATGTCTACTTCTGTAAGACTTGGGCTTTTAACCTTTATCTAACCCTCTgtgcaagtgtattatttttgaTGATAATCAGTGTTGATCGTTGTATCTGTGTTCTCTATCCAATGTTGGCTAAAATCCATAGAACTTCAAGATCAGCCTCAATCATCTCTGTCATTATCTGGGTCTTGTCTGTGGCTCTCAGTTTCCCGTACATtgttttttatgatcaaatatATCACAATCAGGTTCCTTTTTGTACCTCAATGTTTGCAGTTTGGGCTAATGCAACTTCAGTGGATATGGAGATTTGGGAGGAAAGGTACAAAGCTATGACTGTAACCAGATTTGTGTCTATGTTCTTGGTCCCTTTTTCCATCAGTTTGGTTTGCTATGGACTCATTGCATTTCAGGTGAAAAAAAGTACCAGAATCCCTTGGTCTGGTCGAACCttgaaaattatatttacaattgtcacttgtttttttctttgctggTTTCTTTTCCATACTCTACCGATGACTTTAGTTGTAGACATTTACATTAAGCCAAGTTACCTTATGCTTTTAGATAACCTTGGACAATGTTTGGCTTTCTTTAACAGTTTTAGAAATAAATTCAATGTCTTCTGGAAAGCAGGTTCATAAAGGGAAACGACAACAATGATTTAGAAGTAatgatcttaaagggcatgtcaaccccaaaataaaaatttgcctgaagaaaacattattctaagcaactttgcaatatacattcattacaaaatttctatggtttttaagttatttgtatatgtattgctattgaaagcagtgtttgtctgtccctttctattctctgccctgatgtctaaGTACAATGAACAGAAGGCGCACACTCCAAAGTCATaaagcaaaaaatacaaatgtatttgagGTGCTTATCCTAGAGGAGGCTGCCCATCAGAAGTCTCCAAATAAATCATGCATGAAAGAAAAATAAGGATTGCACACTATTTTGAatcaaaagaattttttttattacatgccAGTTACACCATGTGGTAACAGCAAGTCGCCCTATGCGTTTCGACCCAAacaggtcttcatcaggggcacaaaaatcataaaaaaggctgcctttttctttttagaagtgtatttatcaatgtgtgaaagtaAGAgtccaccctttgataaatacacttctaaaaatgtagttttttagtttttaccactgttaattagtgatgggcaaaattgcgccatttcgcttcgccggaaaatttgcgaaacggcgccagcgtctcgtttttgatgccggcgtccgtttttttgacgccggcgtccgttttttttcgaAAATGCGTCAGCGTCCACAAATGGATTTTCAcacccgtttcgcgaatttattcgccggcagcaaatcgcgcaaattcaccatgaattcgcgcctggcaaataaattcgcccatcactactgttaggggccgattcaccaagctcgggtgaatgaatagagggaaaaaagcttgaatttcgagtcgttttttgtgctcatcgactatcgaattggcgtaaattcgcctgagtagaatgattcgaatagatcgagtgcaaaaacgctgcgactattcacccattcgatagttgaagtactggattgagcgcaaaaaaagctgcgactattcacccattcgatagtcgaagtactgtctcttttaaaaatatttcgactgcctacttccccaactaaaacctaccgaattgctttaaaagcctatgggaaagtcccataggcttgttttccaagtttttgatcgaataaaaaggcatgcgatcgaatgaaaatccttcgagcgaatattccaTCGTGCACCTATTTGCCTGgagaatattcgcccattcgactattcgattctattccccagtcccataggcttgtattcgaacaagcctatgggactttcccataggcttttaaagcaattcggtaggttttaggtggcgaagtaggcagtcaaaagagacagtacttcgactatcgaatgggcgaatagtcgcagcgtttttgcgctcgatctattcgaatcattctactcaggcgaatttacgccaattcgatagttgaggagcacaaaaaacaaaattcaagcttttttctctctattcattcacccgagcttggtgaatgggcccctaaaagtgtACACTTCTGTCAACAAAAAGTAATGTTGTTTAAGGAATCATTTTTACTTCTGGAAATTTTGTAGGAACTTTTTCTGCTTGTATGGGTAAACTCATTatacaaaaagctctgaattacagaaaggacaacTCTcttatactccatttt encodes:
- the LOC121395645 gene encoding C3a anaphylatoxin chemotactic receptor-like, with translation MEMESSTSSPNVTNFSTDAELPEENIFYLARAMCITCLSLTFILGILGNGLVIWITGFKMKKTMTTIWFLNLGISDFSFCLFLPLHITEAVLWGNWPFGQIICMGRYFTMGLNQCASLLFLTTISIDRCICVLYPIRSRSNRTSRLATIISVIIWLLSVALSFPNFFFTDIINYNNFSLCFLRNGSWDNITTIHEEMFILNFPAMVISDFVFTFLIPFPIIIVCYGLIAFRVRKNKRIPESSRTLKIILITVLCFFFCWVLYHLLPIIDIAGLYIEWPHKFLLYAFADCLAFSNSCLNPVIYVFVGRDFKESLKKSIPFLLESTFREKTDPPDILEGNNIL